One genomic region from Portunus trituberculatus isolate SZX2019 chromosome 3, ASM1759143v1, whole genome shotgun sequence encodes:
- the LOC123509143 gene encoding uncharacterized protein LOC123509143 isoform X2, which yields MEFIRDKDFSSAETYSKAQELSRRAEVTSNVETEPEGPKSRVTKKPARYDFSDEADDEGDNPEFSHTPSVAVLPQSPHLNVGLSKTSSHHTKNSVVHERFSSPEWSDASFKTRSSSRSSEIIHVNAQDLKKKYTSEFKSAVMANFKTIQENQRLMLSCLQSSSSGLGDDVEDVLPAPVSSLEELDDLNSKLADQSFKRNLPQRKEREATI from the exons atggaattcATACGAGATAAGGATTTTTCATCTGCAG AAACCTACAGCAAGGCCCAGGAACTGTCCAGGAGAGCAGAGGTTACGTCAAATGTTGAAACAGAACCTGAAGGTCCAAAAAGCAGAGTTACCAAAAAGCCTGCTAGATATGACTTCTCAGATGAAGCTGATG ATGAAGGCGATAATCCTGAGTTCTCCCACACTCCATCTGTAGCTGTTCTGCCACAATCTCCTCACCTAAATG TTGGACTTTCCAAAACAAGCTCGCATCATACCAAAAACTCAGTTGTTCATGAAAGATTTTCCTCCCCAG AATGGTCTGATGCATCCTTCAAAACCAGATCCTCATCACGGTCCTCAGAAATAATACATGTTAACGCAcaagatttgaaaaaaaaatacacatcag AGTTCAAGAGCGCTGTAATGGCAAACTTCAAGACAATCCAGGAAAACCAGCGGCTGATGTTAAGCTGCCTACAGTCTTCTTCCAGTGGGCTAGGGGATGATGTGGAGGATGTACTGCCAGCTCCAGTAAGCAGCTTGGAGGAACTGGATGACCTAAACTCTAAATTGGCTGATCAATCTTTCAAAAGGAATTtg cctcaaaggaaagaaagggaagctaCCATTTAG
- the LOC123509143 gene encoding uncharacterized protein LOC123509143 isoform X3, translating to MEFIRDKDFSSAETYSKAQELSRRAEVTSNVETEPEGPKSRVTKKPARYDFSDEADDEGDNPEFSHTPSVAVLPQSPHLNVGLSKTSSHHTKNSVVHERFSSPEWSDASFKTRSSSRSSEIIHVNAQDLKKKYTSASSDRGATELVPVSQTEFAEFKSAVMANFKTIQENQRLMLSCLQSSSSGLGDDVEDVLPAPPQRKEREATI from the exons atggaattcATACGAGATAAGGATTTTTCATCTGCAG AAACCTACAGCAAGGCCCAGGAACTGTCCAGGAGAGCAGAGGTTACGTCAAATGTTGAAACAGAACCTGAAGGTCCAAAAAGCAGAGTTACCAAAAAGCCTGCTAGATATGACTTCTCAGATGAAGCTGATG ATGAAGGCGATAATCCTGAGTTCTCCCACACTCCATCTGTAGCTGTTCTGCCACAATCTCCTCACCTAAATG TTGGACTTTCCAAAACAAGCTCGCATCATACCAAAAACTCAGTTGTTCATGAAAGATTTTCCTCCCCAG AATGGTCTGATGCATCCTTCAAAACCAGATCCTCATCACGGTCCTCAGAAATAATACATGTTAACGCAcaagatttgaaaaaaaaatacacatcag CTTCATCAGACCGAGGTGCAACAGAACTTGTACCTGTTTCACAGACAGAGTTTGCAG AGTTCAAGAGCGCTGTAATGGCAAACTTCAAGACAATCCAGGAAAACCAGCGGCTGATGTTAAGCTGCCTACAGTCTTCTTCCAGTGGGCTAGGGGATGATGTGGAGGATGTACTGCCAGCTCCA cctcaaaggaaagaaagggaagctaCCATTTAG
- the LOC123509143 gene encoding uncharacterized protein LOC123509143 isoform X1 produces the protein MEFIRDKDFSSAETYSKAQELSRRAEVTSNVETEPEGPKSRVTKKPARYDFSDEADDEGDNPEFSHTPSVAVLPQSPHLNVGLSKTSSHHTKNSVVHERFSSPEWSDASFKTRSSSRSSEIIHVNAQDLKKKYTSASSDRGATELVPVSQTEFAEFKSAVMANFKTIQENQRLMLSCLQSSSSGLGDDVEDVLPAPVSSLEELDDLNSKLADQSFKRNLPQRKEREATI, from the exons atggaattcATACGAGATAAGGATTTTTCATCTGCAG AAACCTACAGCAAGGCCCAGGAACTGTCCAGGAGAGCAGAGGTTACGTCAAATGTTGAAACAGAACCTGAAGGTCCAAAAAGCAGAGTTACCAAAAAGCCTGCTAGATATGACTTCTCAGATGAAGCTGATG ATGAAGGCGATAATCCTGAGTTCTCCCACACTCCATCTGTAGCTGTTCTGCCACAATCTCCTCACCTAAATG TTGGACTTTCCAAAACAAGCTCGCATCATACCAAAAACTCAGTTGTTCATGAAAGATTTTCCTCCCCAG AATGGTCTGATGCATCCTTCAAAACCAGATCCTCATCACGGTCCTCAGAAATAATACATGTTAACGCAcaagatttgaaaaaaaaatacacatcag CTTCATCAGACCGAGGTGCAACAGAACTTGTACCTGTTTCACAGACAGAGTTTGCAG AGTTCAAGAGCGCTGTAATGGCAAACTTCAAGACAATCCAGGAAAACCAGCGGCTGATGTTAAGCTGCCTACAGTCTTCTTCCAGTGGGCTAGGGGATGATGTGGAGGATGTACTGCCAGCTCCAGTAAGCAGCTTGGAGGAACTGGATGACCTAAACTCTAAATTGGCTGATCAATCTTTCAAAAGGAATTtg cctcaaaggaaagaaagggaagctaCCATTTAG
- the LOC123508383 gene encoding collagen alpha-1(XVIII) chain-like has protein sequence MPDKADTSSQMLLQAAFLACLEQPAVEKSLRSPYISHSSHTHTHTPIHSSFLKHSRPQAHRFLIPPTLITPTRPQLRLAALNQPYTGDMRGVTGVDYTCYREARRAGLSGIFRAFLTSRIQNLDSIVRSDANLPVVRIHLSSILR, from the exons ATGCCTGACAAGGCAGACACCTCCTCACAGATGCTCCTCCAAGCAGCATTTTTGGCTTGCTTGGAGCAGCCAGCTGTGGAAAAGTCACTCCGGA GCCCATACATTTCTCATTcctcccacactcacacccacacgcccatacattcctcattcctcaAACACTCACGCCCACAAGCCCACAGATTCCTCATACCTCCCACACTCATCACTCCCACACGCCCACAGCTACGCCTGGCCGCCCTCAACCAGCCGTACACCGGAGACATGAGGGGCGTGACGGGCGTGGACTACACCTGCTATCGTGAGGCGCGGCGGGCGGGGCTGAGCGGAATCTTTAGGGCTTTCCTCACCTCCAGGATCCAGAACCTTGACTCTATTGTTAGGAGCGACGCTAACTTACCTGTCGTCAGGATCCACCTGTCGTCAATATTAAGGTAG
- the LOC123509169 gene encoding E3 ubiquitin-protein ligase TRIM32-like isoform X1, translating into MDDNVEDCPVCLNTFDDTHRRPRNLPCGHTLCTPCINELKEQGAVTCPTCRVSHALPEAGQFPISYITEAFIRKMRGAGLACVAPKPEKQLTAPAAVTQPAPRATAGLSKRTRSLLQEQEAKVLAAIRSCQEEQSQLADYRTTLGGWCGRQQQLEDDLQTLVDQSKGAREAISREDSRVEGRQEKVRQREEALHAMLQELRTPSTRQEAYEVIEDADHLLEEEEEEERAAVFPDVHVVTTVTRVAKSSRSALQAATLQATQTAIEPAGSTAAAAAAAAGDSSLSSHLPQPPPSRTGWRPCWNRV; encoded by the exons ATG gACGACAACGTAGAGGACTGCCCTGTGTGCCTCAACACCTTTGACGACACCCACAGGCGGCCACGCAACCTGCCGTGTGGGCATACACTTTGCACGCCGTGCATTAATGAACTGAAGGAGCAGGGTGCCGTCACGTGCCCCACGTGCAGGGTGAGTCACGCCCTGCCTGAGGCCGGCCAGTTCCCTATCTCCTATATCACAGAGGCCTTTATCAGGAAGATGAGAGGTGCAGGACTGGCCTGTGTGGCACCCAAGCCAGAAAAGCAGCTGACAGCTCCGGCAGCAGTGACACAGCCTGCACCAAGGGCCACAGCGGGACTCAGCAAGAGGACACGGTCCCTGCTGCAGGAGCAAGAGGCAAAGGTCCTGGCCGCCATCCGCTCCTGCCAGGAGGAGCAGAGCCAGCTGGCAGACTACCGGACAACcctgggtgggtggtgtggccGCCAGCAGCAGCTGGAGGACGACCTCCAGACGCTGGTGGACCAGAGCAAGGGTGCCCGGGAGGCGATAAGCCGCGAGGACTCCCGCGTGGAGGGCAGGCAGGAGAAGGTGCGGCAGAGAGAGGAGGCGCTGCACGCCATGCTGCAGGAGCTGCGCACTCCATCAACACGACAGGAAGCTTACGAGGTGATTGAGGATGCAGACcatctgctggaggaggaggaggaggaggagagggcggcAGTGTTTCCTGACGTCCACGtggtcaccaccgtcaccagg GTTGCAAAGTCATCCCGTTCAGCCCTGCAGGCCGCCACCCTGCAGGCCACACAGACGGCCATTGAGCCAGCAggctctactgctgctgctgctgctgctgctgcaggtgACTCCAGCCTCTCGAGTCACCTGCCGCAGCCTCCTCCATCGCGGACAGGCTGGCGGCCCTGCTGGAACCGAGTCTGA
- the LOC123509169 gene encoding putative tripartite motif-containing protein 64B isoform X2, protein MDDNVEDCPVCLNTFDDTHRRPRNLPCGHTLCTPCINELKEQGAVTCPTCRVSHALPEAGQFPISYITEAFIRKMRGAGLACVAPKPEKQLTAPAAVTQPAPRATAGLSKRTRSLLQEQEAKVLAAIRSCQEEQSQLADYRTTLGGWCGRQQQLEDDLQTLVDQSKGAREAISREDSRVEGRQEKVRQREEALHAMLQELRTPSTRQEAYEVAKSSRSALQAATLQATQTAIEPAGSTAAAAAAAAGDSSLSSHLPQPPPSRTGWRPCWNRV, encoded by the exons ATG gACGACAACGTAGAGGACTGCCCTGTGTGCCTCAACACCTTTGACGACACCCACAGGCGGCCACGCAACCTGCCGTGTGGGCATACACTTTGCACGCCGTGCATTAATGAACTGAAGGAGCAGGGTGCCGTCACGTGCCCCACGTGCAGGGTGAGTCACGCCCTGCCTGAGGCCGGCCAGTTCCCTATCTCCTATATCACAGAGGCCTTTATCAGGAAGATGAGAGGTGCAGGACTGGCCTGTGTGGCACCCAAGCCAGAAAAGCAGCTGACAGCTCCGGCAGCAGTGACACAGCCTGCACCAAGGGCCACAGCGGGACTCAGCAAGAGGACACGGTCCCTGCTGCAGGAGCAAGAGGCAAAGGTCCTGGCCGCCATCCGCTCCTGCCAGGAGGAGCAGAGCCAGCTGGCAGACTACCGGACAACcctgggtgggtggtgtggccGCCAGCAGCAGCTGGAGGACGACCTCCAGACGCTGGTGGACCAGAGCAAGGGTGCCCGGGAGGCGATAAGCCGCGAGGACTCCCGCGTGGAGGGCAGGCAGGAGAAGGTGCGGCAGAGAGAGGAGGCGCTGCACGCCATGCTGCAGGAGCTGCGCACTCCATCAACACGACAGGAAGCTTACGAG GTTGCAAAGTCATCCCGTTCAGCCCTGCAGGCCGCCACCCTGCAGGCCACACAGACGGCCATTGAGCCAGCAggctctactgctgctgctgctgctgctgctgcaggtgACTCCAGCCTCTCGAGTCACCTGCCGCAGCCTCCTCCATCGCGGACAGGCTGGCGGCCCTGCTGGAACCGAGTCTGA